Proteins from a single region of Streptomyces spectabilis:
- a CDS encoding SAM-dependent methyltransferase: protein MSYDPTLINSTVPHSARIWNYWLGGKDCYEVDRQVGDQIRAANPGIIEIARAQRHFLVRAVSHLAGEAGIRQFLDVGTGLPTADNTHEVAQRLAPDARIVYVDHDPIVLTHAEALLTSTPEGATGYIDADLRDPDAILEQAAKTLDFTRPVALMLLGITAHITDDSVYAIVGRLMDALPSGSYLVLCDDTEVLDPERMREMIEQWNEESDNPRVNRSPEQLARFFDGLELLEPGVVSVSRWRPEPGEGRPPVEVDDFGGVARKR, encoded by the coding sequence ATGTCGTATGACCCCACGCTGATCAACAGCACTGTGCCGCACTCCGCCCGCATCTGGAACTACTGGCTGGGCGGCAAGGACTGCTACGAGGTCGACCGGCAGGTGGGCGACCAGATCCGTGCGGCCAACCCGGGGATCATCGAGATCGCGCGCGCCCAGCGGCACTTCCTCGTGCGGGCCGTGAGCCACCTCGCCGGAGAGGCGGGCATCCGTCAGTTCCTGGACGTCGGCACGGGGCTGCCCACCGCCGACAACACCCATGAGGTCGCCCAGCGCCTCGCCCCCGACGCGCGGATCGTCTACGTCGACCACGACCCGATCGTGCTCACCCACGCCGAGGCGCTGCTCACCAGCACCCCGGAGGGCGCGACGGGGTACATCGACGCCGATCTGCGCGACCCGGACGCGATCCTGGAGCAGGCCGCCAAGACCCTGGACTTCACCCGGCCCGTCGCCCTGATGCTGCTCGGGATCACCGCGCACATCACCGACGACTCCGTCTACGCCATCGTGGGCCGCCTGATGGACGCCCTGCCCTCCGGCAGCTATCTGGTCCTCTGCGACGACACCGAGGTGCTCGACCCCGAGCGGATGCGCGAGATGATCGAGCAGTGGAACGAGGAGAGCGACAACCCGCGCGTCAACCGCAGCCCCGAGCAGCTCGCCCGCTTCTTCGACGGCCTGGAGCTCCTGGAGCCCGGCGTGGTGTCCGTCTCGCGCTGGCGCCCCGAGCCGGGCGAGGGCCGGCCGCCCGTGGAGGTCGACGACTTCGGGGGCGTGGCGCGCAAGCGCTGA
- a CDS encoding M28 family metallopeptidase translates to MANPKGTPRRTLLTGAATAAAATVQAASPAAAAEPARLAPRPPSRELRALLREIDHRRIEATVRRLAAFGTRHTLSDQDDPERGIGAARDWILARMREYARKSDGRMTVDLQSWVQPPGPRIPAPTRISNVVATLRGTASPDRVYVVSGHYDSRASDPMDHTSDAPGADDDASGVAVVLELARVLATRRTAATLVFAAVAGEEQGLYGAAHLAQSYKDRRVDVQGMFTNDIVGSSTADDGSRDPHTIRLFAEGVPTSETPQEADVRRSVGGENDSPSRQLARFVREVADPDATGMKVRVIYRRDRYLRGGDHIPFLERAYPAGRFTEPAEDYAHQHQDVRIVDGKQYGDLPEFCDFPFVARVARVNGAALWSLAQAPGTPRGAKIVTTALTNATELVWERGGEPDLAGYEVVWRETTSPEWTHAVPVGDAIRHTVDLSKDNVFFGVRAVNRAGLRSPVAFPAPQR, encoded by the coding sequence ATGGCGAATCCGAAGGGCACCCCTCGGCGCACCCTCCTCACCGGCGCCGCCACCGCGGCCGCCGCCACCGTCCAGGCCGCGAGCCCGGCCGCCGCGGCCGAACCGGCCCGGCTCGCCCCGCGGCCGCCCTCGCGCGAACTGCGCGCCCTGCTGCGGGAGATCGACCACCGCCGCATCGAGGCGACCGTACGCCGCCTGGCCGCGTTCGGGACCCGGCACACCCTCTCCGACCAGGACGACCCGGAACGCGGCATCGGCGCCGCGCGCGACTGGATCCTCGCCCGGATGCGGGAGTACGCCCGGAAGTCCGACGGCCGCATGACCGTCGACCTCCAGTCCTGGGTGCAGCCGCCCGGTCCGCGCATCCCGGCCCCGACGCGGATCTCCAACGTCGTCGCCACCCTGCGCGGCACGGCGTCGCCCGACCGCGTCTACGTCGTCTCCGGGCACTACGACTCCCGCGCCAGCGACCCCATGGACCACACCAGCGACGCCCCGGGCGCCGACGACGACGCCTCCGGGGTCGCCGTGGTCCTGGAGCTGGCCCGCGTCCTCGCGACCCGGCGCACGGCGGCGACCCTGGTGTTCGCCGCCGTGGCGGGCGAGGAGCAGGGGCTGTACGGCGCCGCCCACCTCGCCCAGAGCTACAAGGACCGACGGGTCGACGTACAAGGGATGTTCACCAACGACATCGTGGGCAGCTCCACCGCCGACGACGGCAGCCGCGACCCGCACACCATCCGGCTCTTCGCCGAGGGCGTCCCCACCTCCGAGACGCCGCAGGAGGCCGACGTCCGGCGCTCCGTCGGCGGCGAGAACGACTCGCCCTCGCGCCAGCTCGCCCGCTTCGTGCGCGAGGTCGCCGACCCCGACGCGACCGGCATGAAGGTCCGCGTGATCTACCGGCGCGACCGCTATCTGCGCGGCGGCGACCACATCCCGTTCCTCGAACGCGCCTACCCGGCGGGCCGGTTCACCGAACCCGCCGAGGACTACGCCCACCAGCACCAGGACGTGCGGATCGTCGACGGCAAGCAGTACGGGGACCTGCCCGAGTTCTGCGACTTCCCGTTCGTCGCGCGGGTCGCCCGCGTCAACGGCGCCGCCCTGTGGAGCCTGGCCCAGGCCCCGGGCACGCCCCGCGGCGCGAAGATCGTGACCACGGCCCTGACCAACGCGACCGAGCTGGTCTGGGAGCGCGGCGGCGAGCCGGACCTGGCCGGTTACGAGGTCGTGTGGCGCGAGACGACCTCGCCGGAGTGGACCCACGCGGTCCCCGTGGGCGATGCCATCCGGCACACCGTCGACCTCTCCAAGGACAACGTGTTCTTCGGCGTGCGCGCGGTGAACCGGGCCGGTCTGCGCAGCCCGGTCGCGTTCCCGGCGCCGCAGCGCTGA
- a CDS encoding FAD binding domain-containing protein, translating into MRPISYLRPDGTQDGIESALRAVATDPGSHFLAGGTTEVDLLRQHVLSPHRLVDINRLPLAGIEELPDGGLRIGALTRMSEVAAAPAVRRRFPFVARALELGASAQLRHMASMGGNMMQKVRCGYYRDAESRCNKRLPGSGCAALGGVSRTHAILGTSEHCIATHPSDVAVPLAALDARIHTRTLDGAHTYDTDAFFLAPGDTPDREHPLTHGELITAIEVPALAMAERSLYLKVRDRESYEFALVSVAAALDVEDGVVKGVRIALGGVGTRPWRARRAEDALVGAVATAQSFDLAARAELGAARTTAMNAFKPELARRTLVRALETLTRDGSR; encoded by the coding sequence ATGCGCCCCATCAGCTATCTGCGCCCCGACGGCACCCAGGACGGCATCGAGAGCGCGCTGCGCGCCGTCGCCACCGACCCCGGAAGCCACTTCCTCGCGGGCGGCACCACCGAGGTCGACCTGCTGCGCCAGCACGTGCTGTCCCCGCACCGCCTGGTCGACATCAACCGGCTGCCGCTCGCCGGGATCGAGGAGCTGCCCGACGGCGGGCTCAGGATCGGCGCGCTCACCCGCATGAGCGAGGTCGCCGCCGCCCCCGCCGTGCGCCGCCGCTTCCCGTTCGTCGCGCGGGCGCTCGAACTCGGCGCCTCCGCGCAGCTGCGCCACATGGCGTCCATGGGCGGCAACATGATGCAGAAGGTCCGCTGCGGCTACTACCGGGACGCCGAGTCCCGCTGCAACAAGCGCCTTCCGGGCAGCGGCTGCGCCGCCCTCGGCGGCGTCAGCCGCACGCACGCGATCCTCGGCACCAGCGAGCACTGCATCGCCACCCACCCCTCCGACGTCGCGGTGCCGCTCGCGGCGCTCGACGCCCGCATCCACACCCGCACCCTCGACGGCGCGCACACGTACGACACCGACGCGTTCTTCCTGGCGCCGGGCGACACCCCCGATCGCGAACACCCGCTCACGCACGGCGAGTTGATCACGGCGATCGAGGTGCCCGCCCTCGCGATGGCCGAGCGTTCGCTGTACCTCAAGGTCCGCGACCGGGAGTCGTACGAGTTCGCGCTGGTGTCGGTCGCCGCCGCGCTCGACGTCGAGGACGGCGTGGTCAAGGGGGTGCGGATCGCGCTCGGCGGCGTCGGTACGCGGCCCTGGCGGGCCCGGCGCGCAGAGGACGCCCTGGTCGGCGCGGTCGCCACGGCACAGAGCTTCGACCTGGCGGCGCGGGCCGAGCTCGGCGCCGCCCGCACCACCGCGATGAACGCCTTCAAGCCCGAGCTCGCCCGCCGCACCCTGGTCCGGGCGCTCGAAACGCTCACCCGCGACGGGAGCCGGTGA
- a CDS encoding xanthine dehydrogenase family protein molybdopterin-binding subunit — MTTTTQRPKGHDGPIGRPLDRVDGHAKVTGGARYAAEVPLPGLTHAVLVGARVAHGRITSLDTTEAERADGVVAVLTHQNLGKIATQPRLLPSLAGSVAPGETFFPMQSDEIHYAGQHVALVVADTYERALHASHLVRITYAEEPSVTVIDQGRDQAYEPEAIFAGFVPGRSERGDVATALDGAAVTVDRTFTFAANHHNPIETSATTAYWEGDRLTLHDATQGVTATQHTVAALLGIPHTRIRVIGHYTGGSFGAKAMVWHHPALAAFAARAVGRPVRLALTREQMFFGCGHREEQEQRIALGADAEGRLVALRHHKLSPTSPFDHWAEPSLGVAGQMYACPNYEGVYRLIHAHTMTPTFMRCPGEATGLFALETAMDELAERLGLDPLELRLRNCSDTDPASGRPWSSSGLRECLRQGADRIGWARRSAPPAEDGDWLIGLGMSASAYPVYGPYNPQRARARVYADGTAVVQAAVTDIGTGVLTAMTQVAAEALGLPVERCRFEGGDTDLPNVAAAVGSSGAGMVSAAVHTAASALREQFVARAVADEGSPLHGADPADVVVRDGRMVLRGSPGTGEGYAELLQRQFLPDLEATGSWGPPPQDAPYASMTFGAQFAEVAVDPVLGLVRVRRLAGAFAPGRVLNAKTARSQLMGGMIWGLGQALLEATHMEPGTGRWANASLGEYLVPVNADAPDVDVDFVEVADTVVNPLGVKGVGEVGQAGVAPAIANAIHHATGRRVRKLPITIEDIIA, encoded by the coding sequence ATGACCACGACCACACAGCGGCCGAAGGGCCACGACGGCCCGATCGGCCGCCCCCTGGACCGCGTCGACGGCCACGCCAAGGTCACCGGCGGAGCCCGCTACGCCGCCGAGGTCCCGCTGCCCGGACTGACGCACGCCGTGCTCGTCGGCGCCCGCGTCGCCCACGGCCGCATCACCTCCCTCGACACGACCGAGGCGGAGCGGGCCGACGGCGTCGTCGCCGTCCTGACCCACCAGAACCTGGGGAAGATCGCCACCCAGCCCCGACTGCTGCCCTCGCTCGCAGGCTCCGTGGCCCCCGGTGAGACCTTCTTCCCGATGCAGAGCGACGAGATCCACTACGCGGGCCAGCACGTCGCCCTGGTCGTCGCCGACACCTACGAACGCGCGCTGCACGCCTCGCACCTGGTGCGGATCACCTACGCCGAGGAGCCGTCCGTCACCGTCATCGACCAGGGCCGCGACCAGGCGTACGAACCGGAAGCCATCTTCGCGGGGTTCGTTCCCGGCCGCTCGGAGCGCGGCGACGTGGCCACCGCCCTCGACGGGGCCGCCGTGACGGTGGACCGCACGTTCACCTTCGCGGCCAACCACCACAACCCCATCGAGACCTCGGCCACCACCGCGTACTGGGAGGGCGACCGGCTCACGCTGCACGACGCCACGCAAGGCGTGACCGCCACCCAGCACACCGTGGCCGCGCTCCTCGGCATCCCGCACACCCGCATCCGCGTCATCGGCCACTACACGGGCGGCAGCTTCGGCGCCAAGGCCATGGTCTGGCACCATCCGGCCCTCGCGGCGTTCGCCGCCCGCGCGGTGGGGCGCCCGGTGCGGCTCGCCCTCACCCGCGAGCAGATGTTCTTCGGCTGCGGGCACCGCGAGGAGCAGGAGCAGCGGATCGCCCTCGGCGCCGACGCCGAGGGACGTCTGGTGGCCCTCCGGCACCACAAGCTGTCGCCGACCTCGCCGTTCGACCACTGGGCCGAGCCGTCGCTCGGCGTCGCCGGGCAGATGTACGCGTGCCCGAACTACGAGGGCGTCTACCGGCTCATCCACGCCCACACGATGACCCCGACGTTCATGCGCTGCCCCGGCGAGGCGACCGGCCTGTTCGCCCTGGAGACCGCCATGGACGAGCTGGCCGAGCGACTCGGCCTCGACCCGCTGGAGCTGCGGCTTCGCAACTGCTCCGACACCGACCCGGCGTCCGGCCGCCCCTGGAGCAGCAGCGGTCTGCGCGAGTGCCTGCGGCAGGGCGCCGACCGCATCGGCTGGGCGCGCAGGTCCGCTCCCCCGGCCGAGGACGGCGACTGGCTGATCGGCCTCGGCATGTCCGCGAGCGCCTATCCGGTGTACGGACCGTACAACCCGCAGCGCGCCCGCGCCCGCGTGTACGCCGACGGCACCGCCGTCGTCCAGGCGGCGGTCACCGACATCGGCACGGGCGTCCTCACCGCGATGACGCAGGTCGCCGCGGAGGCGCTGGGCCTGCCGGTGGAGCGGTGCCGCTTCGAGGGCGGGGACACCGACCTGCCCAACGTCGCCGCCGCCGTCGGCTCCTCGGGCGCCGGCATGGTCAGCGCCGCCGTGCACACCGCCGCGAGCGCGCTGCGCGAGCAGTTCGTCGCCCGCGCGGTCGCCGACGAGGGCTCCCCGCTGCACGGCGCGGACCCCGCCGACGTCGTCGTCCGCGACGGCCGGATGGTCCTGCGCGGCTCGCCCGGGACCGGCGAGGGCTATGCGGAGCTGCTGCAGCGCCAGTTCCTGCCGGACCTGGAGGCGACCGGGTCGTGGGGGCCGCCGCCGCAGGACGCGCCGTACGCGTCGATGACGTTCGGCGCGCAGTTCGCCGAGGTCGCCGTCGACCCCGTGCTCGGTCTGGTACGGGTGCGCCGCCTCGCCGGTGCCTTCGCGCCGGGGCGCGTCCTCAACGCCAAGACCGCGCGCAGCCAGTTGATGGGCGGCATGATCTGGGGCCTCGGCCAGGCCCTCCTGGAGGCCACGCACATGGAGCCCGGCACCGGCCGCTGGGCGAACGCGAGCCTCGGCGAGTACCTGGTGCCGGTGAACGCCGACGCGCCCGACGTGGACGTCGACTTCGTCGAGGTGGCGGACACCGTCGTCAACCCGCTCGGCGTCAAGGGCGTCGGCGAGGTCGGCCAGGCGGGCGTCGCCCCGGCCATCGCCAACGCCATCCACCACGCCACGGGCCGACGGGTGCGCAAGCTGCCCATCACGATCGAGGACATCATCGCCTAG
- a CDS encoding PQQ-dependent sugar dehydrogenase, producing the protein MSRIRRHPSRTLGTLAAAATAVSLCAALTTADAATRAEPGTPDPGTVTTLASGLDVPWGLAFLPDGAALFTERNTFDVYRLTKTGQKTLLGKVPYSQTTGLEGGLMGLEISPTFATDHYLYFLHTSTDGNRIARMTLENNTLTGYKVLLGGMTKNRAHNGGRLRFGPDGKLYAGMGDAQNGALAQNRNSLNGKILRINPDGTIPSDNPFGNAVWSLGHRNPQGLDFDSQGRLWQAEFGNNVMDEVNLIQKGGNYGWPNCEGTSGSCTGSVPPKKTWPVASGSPSGLTIINDHVFVATTRGQRMYRMRIDANSGLADQRTYFQGTYNRLRTVEVDPQGDIWLTTSIDRDGAPGNDRILLIDVVYSGAADRR; encoded by the coding sequence GTGTCACGCATCCGACGCCACCCGTCCCGGACCCTGGGCACGCTGGCGGCCGCGGCCACCGCCGTCTCGCTCTGCGCGGCCCTGACCACCGCCGACGCCGCCACGCGGGCCGAGCCGGGCACCCCCGACCCCGGCACCGTGACGACCCTGGCCAGCGGCCTGGACGTGCCGTGGGGCCTGGCGTTCCTGCCTGACGGCGCCGCGCTCTTCACCGAGCGCAACACGTTCGACGTCTACCGCCTCACGAAGACGGGGCAGAAGACGCTCCTCGGCAAGGTGCCCTACTCCCAGACCACCGGCCTCGAAGGCGGCCTGATGGGCCTGGAGATCTCGCCGACCTTCGCCACCGACCACTACCTGTACTTCCTGCACACCTCGACCGACGGCAACCGCATCGCCCGGATGACGCTGGAGAACAACACCCTCACCGGGTACAAGGTGCTCCTCGGCGGCATGACCAAGAACCGCGCCCACAACGGCGGACGGCTGCGCTTCGGCCCCGACGGCAAGCTCTACGCGGGCATGGGCGACGCCCAGAACGGCGCGCTCGCGCAGAACAGGAACTCCCTCAACGGCAAGATCCTGCGCATCAACCCCGACGGCACGATCCCCTCCGACAACCCCTTCGGCAACGCCGTCTGGTCCCTCGGCCACCGCAACCCGCAGGGCCTCGACTTCGACTCCCAGGGCCGCCTGTGGCAGGCCGAGTTCGGCAACAACGTCATGGACGAGGTCAATCTGATACAGAAGGGCGGCAACTACGGCTGGCCCAACTGCGAGGGCACCAGCGGCAGCTGCACCGGCTCCGTCCCGCCCAAGAAGACCTGGCCGGTGGCCTCCGGCTCGCCCAGCGGTCTGACCATCATCAACGACCACGTCTTCGTGGCCACCACCCGGGGCCAGCGGATGTACCGGATGCGCATCGACGCGAACTCCGGCCTGGCCGACCAGCGGACGTACTTCCAGGGCACGTACAACCGGCTGCGCACCGTCGAGGTCGATCCGCAGGGCGACATCTGGCTGACCACGTCCATCGACAGGGACGGCGCCCCGGGCAACGACCGGATCCTGCTGATCGACGTGGTGTACTCGGGCGCCGCCGACCGGCGGTGA
- a CDS encoding MmpS family transport accessory protein yields MKRSIRTAVCALAAAGLALTLGACSEAEKKAVDAVDKAVNEKYEVTYEVSGKSVDEIEFAAGAGSAANPKLEKAAKPELPWKKTVTLRGIMPPTVVPISTDPTGSDLTCKVIYKGKVIKEASGENVVAGCIAVSPMGK; encoded by the coding sequence ATGAAGAGAAGCATCCGCACCGCCGTGTGCGCGCTCGCCGCCGCCGGTCTCGCCCTGACGCTCGGCGCCTGCTCCGAGGCCGAGAAGAAGGCCGTCGACGCCGTCGACAAGGCCGTCAACGAGAAGTACGAGGTGACCTACGAGGTCTCCGGCAAGAGCGTCGACGAGATCGAGTTCGCCGCCGGTGCGGGTTCCGCCGCCAACCCCAAGCTGGAGAAGGCCGCCAAGCCGGAGCTGCCCTGGAAGAAGACGGTCACGCTGCGCGGGATCATGCCGCCCACCGTCGTCCCGATCTCCACGGACCCGACCGGCTCCGACCTCACCTGCAAGGTGATCTACAAGGGCAAGGTCATCAAGGAGGCGTCCGGCGAGAACGTCGTGGCGGGCTGCATCGCGGTCTCGCCGATGGGCAAGTAG
- a CDS encoding M6 family metalloprotease domain-containing protein, with protein sequence MFLRRTRRRSTLGARARRLPARRLGLLAALLGLTASALAIGPARATPEPTRRPPLVQPIDPQRWQNPDDMTWADHRSVPGTDWADPDLKPTQRTFKGALVLLDYPDEEFTVSKPAGSSLFGNPQPSAANVPRAQLPAFYRDFLNKPGALNRGHTINEYWMEDSGGRIGVDLTSFGVYRMPYKSFQYGIEPQMNPGACPRGSSCGKDIRADGKAAWTADVGGGETAKYDFVFFLTAGQDESSVWQEFGQMKFASPQGVPSAWGPPAPIATGNNSASTRYVPWTSWAAAARIWPNATAGSSTQAESSGMGVYAHELSHILGIGDNYNNPYGKPLRRAYTGIWSMLSRGSFNGPGGPHTRWQIPATNGGSMGSQHVLRDKLKLGIVDEKNVLRLDRDALKGSGTVVARVTARSAPPGAKGLSGVNITMNRDLSPACDPATDPLCDGGGYQNYTVEVVDRMGMDSFTPDNGVLLSKTKNEDRAPFAWVVDAHPEDIDMVDFKRPDGTLQKITMGDYRQLSDALLHAGADSGSEYEYVDRANRLHFYVLDLERTPSGVLSYTIAVKSLDGAGPQRRGVALERGYAKGSAERRAVCSFDLANTGRGLPSRPGHPENVDRYLRSDVYRLSAQASGHGWSAWLPNRLATARSGQSVEVDVAVSARRDADRHGRVVLTARSESDPGKSAKAVCKVRKGGHH encoded by the coding sequence TTGTTCCTCCGCCGTACACGTCGCAGAAGTACGCTCGGCGCCAGAGCGCGCCGCCTCCCGGCCCGCCGCCTCGGTCTCCTCGCGGCGCTCCTGGGACTCACCGCCTCCGCCCTCGCCATCGGCCCGGCCCGGGCGACCCCCGAGCCCACGCGCCGCCCTCCCCTCGTCCAGCCCATCGACCCGCAACGCTGGCAGAACCCCGACGACATGACGTGGGCCGACCACCGGTCCGTGCCCGGCACCGACTGGGCCGACCCCGACCTCAAGCCCACCCAGCGCACCTTCAAGGGCGCCCTGGTGCTCCTGGACTACCCCGACGAGGAGTTCACGGTCAGCAAACCGGCCGGATCCAGCCTCTTCGGCAACCCGCAGCCGAGCGCGGCCAACGTCCCCCGCGCGCAACTGCCCGCGTTCTACCGCGACTTCCTCAACAAGCCCGGCGCGCTCAACCGCGGCCACACCATCAACGAGTACTGGATGGAGGACTCCGGCGGCCGCATCGGCGTCGACCTGACCTCCTTCGGCGTGTACCGCATGCCGTACAAGTCCTTCCAGTACGGCATCGAGCCGCAGATGAACCCGGGCGCGTGTCCGCGCGGCAGCAGTTGCGGCAAGGACATCCGCGCCGACGGCAAGGCCGCCTGGACCGCCGACGTGGGCGGCGGCGAGACCGCCAAGTACGACTTCGTCTTCTTCCTCACCGCCGGGCAGGACGAGTCGTCCGTGTGGCAGGAGTTCGGGCAGATGAAGTTCGCCTCGCCGCAGGGCGTGCCGTCGGCGTGGGGCCCGCCCGCACCCATCGCCACCGGCAACAACTCCGCGAGCACCCGCTACGTGCCGTGGACGTCCTGGGCGGCCGCGGCCCGCATCTGGCCCAACGCGACGGCCGGTTCGTCCACGCAGGCCGAGAGCTCCGGGATGGGCGTGTACGCGCACGAGCTCAGCCACATCCTGGGGATCGGCGACAACTACAACAACCCGTACGGCAAGCCGCTGCGCCGCGCCTACACCGGCATCTGGAGCATGCTCTCGCGCGGCTCCTTCAACGGCCCGGGAGGCCCGCACACCCGCTGGCAGATACCGGCCACCAACGGCGGCTCGATGGGCTCCCAGCACGTCCTGCGCGACAAGCTCAAGCTCGGCATCGTCGACGAGAAGAACGTGCTGCGCCTGGACCGCGACGCGCTCAAGGGCTCCGGCACCGTCGTGGCCCGCGTGACCGCCCGCTCCGCGCCGCCCGGCGCGAAGGGGCTCAGCGGCGTCAACATCACCATGAACCGCGATCTGTCGCCCGCCTGCGATCCGGCCACCGACCCCCTGTGCGACGGCGGCGGCTACCAGAACTACACCGTCGAGGTCGTCGACCGCATGGGCATGGACTCCTTCACTCCGGACAACGGCGTGCTCCTGTCCAAGACGAAGAACGAGGACCGGGCCCCGTTCGCGTGGGTGGTCGACGCGCACCCCGAGGACATCGACATGGTGGACTTCAAGCGCCCCGACGGCACCCTGCAGAAGATCACCATGGGCGACTACCGGCAGCTCAGCGACGCCCTGCTGCACGCGGGCGCCGACTCGGGCAGCGAGTACGAGTACGTGGACCGGGCCAACAGGCTGCACTTCTACGTCCTGGACCTGGAGCGCACCCCGAGCGGCGTCCTGTCGTACACGATCGCCGTCAAGTCGCTGGACGGCGCGGGTCCGCAGCGCCGGGGCGTGGCGCTGGAGCGGGGGTACGCCAAGGGCAGCGCCGAGCGCCGGGCCGTGTGCTCCTTCGACCTGGCCAACACCGGGCGCGGACTGCCGTCGCGCCCGGGGCACCCCGAGAACGTGGACCGCTATCTGCGCTCCGACGTCTACCGCCTGTCCGCCCAGGCGTCCGGCCACGGCTGGTCCGCCTGGCTGCCCAACCGCCTCGCCACCGCGAGGTCGGGCCAGTCCGTCGAGGTCGACGTCGCCGTGAGCGCGCGGCGCGACGCCGACCGGCACGGCCGCGTGGTGCTCACCGCCCGCTCGGAGAGCGATCCGGGCAAGTCCGCGAAGGCGGTCTGCAAGGTGCGCAAGGGCGGTCACCACTAA
- a CDS encoding (2Fe-2S)-binding protein, translating into MTVRTPETSTAPDTGERGPGPVKVRLAVNGAERTVEIEPRVSLLGALRDSLQLTGAKRGCDQGTCGACTVQVDGRRVLACLTLAITCEDAEVTTIEGLAAPDGTGDGQLHPIQEEFIRHDAFQCGYCTPGQIMSALGCVQEGHADEDADIKEWMSGNICRCAAYPNIRAAIRAARTRT; encoded by the coding sequence ATGACAGTGCGCACACCGGAGACCAGCACGGCACCGGACACGGGCGAGCGCGGTCCAGGGCCGGTGAAGGTGCGGCTCGCCGTCAACGGCGCCGAGCGGACCGTCGAGATCGAGCCGCGGGTCAGCCTGCTGGGAGCGCTGCGCGACAGCCTCCAGCTGACCGGCGCCAAGCGCGGCTGCGACCAGGGCACCTGCGGGGCGTGCACGGTCCAGGTGGACGGACGCCGGGTGCTCGCCTGTCTGACCCTCGCGATCACCTGCGAGGACGCCGAGGTCACCACCATCGAGGGCCTCGCCGCACCCGACGGCACCGGCGACGGGCAACTCCACCCGATACAGGAGGAGTTCATCCGGCACGACGCCTTCCAGTGCGGGTACTGCACACCCGGCCAGATCATGTCGGCGCTCGGCTGCGTCCAGGAGGGGCACGCCGACGAGGACGCCGACATCAAGGAGTGGATGAGCGGCAACATCTGCCGCTGCGCCGCCTACCCGAACATCCGGGCGGCCATCCGCGCGGCCCGCACGCGGACCTGA